The following proteins come from a genomic window of Coffea arabica cultivar ET-39 chromosome 11c, Coffea Arabica ET-39 HiFi, whole genome shotgun sequence:
- the LOC140016543 gene encoding uncharacterized protein translates to MSLFSWNCRGLKNLRTVHELRSLIRRERLSIIFLIETKCSSRFVEKLKQQIGWFGIGVDAQGISGGLALLWKKDLDISLNRFASNFIDANVHTPNYTWRLTGFYGHPDASKQKYSWDSLRQLSSQSRLPWICIGDYNEVLSQSEFEGSGPRTNWQIMNFRQALMDSNLHDVGYEGFTYTWCHSRTYSKTIRARLDRACATQDFVDLFPDSKLKHVHSIFSDHLPLVFSFENFFKSSKTTNEAKRHRRFMFEAMWIKADDCENVIHQSWESTSADNACVNLFKKTDKCRVGLLQWSKSKFGNVCSVADDLRKKIAKLQQGTLSDAIKSHIGTLTNQLEAILDREDTISKPSPEIIDAVLQRVQPKVSGRMNDSLLRTYSTFELNGVQFGYLRPQRGIRQGDPISPYLFLICAEAFSCPLQEAEACGKLSGVRIGQSGPKLSHLLFADDTLLFGKATLQEARRIQDILQLYKEASGQEINLEKSAVVFSSNIDFSTR, encoded by the exons ATGAGTCTTTTCAGTTGGAACTGTCGGGGGTTGAAAAACCTCCGCACAGTTCATGAACTCCGGAGTCTTATCCGGAGAGAAAgactttcaattatttttttgataGAAACTAAGTGTTCTAGTAGATTTGTGGAGAAACTGAAGCAACAAATTGGATGGTTTGGTATTGGTGTGGATGCGCAGGGCATCTCTGGTGGGTTAGCTCTCCTGTGGAAAAAAGATCTTGACATATCATTGAACCGCTTCGCAAGTAATTTTATTGATGCCAATGTTCATACGCCAAATTACACATGGCGTTTAACTGGCTTCTATGGACACCCTGATGCTTCAAAGCAGAAATATTCCTGGGACTCTCTCCGACAACTAAGCTCCCAATCTCGGCTCCCCTGGATTTGTATTGGTGATTATAATGAGGTCCTTAGCCAAAGCGAATTTGAAGGTTCTGGTCCACGAACTAACTGGCAAATCATGAATTTTCGTCAAGCCTTGATGGATAGTAATTTGCATGATGTGGGCTATGAAGGTTTCACTTATACATGGTGCCATAGTCGGACATATTCAAAGACAATTAGAGCGAGACTTGATCGCGCTTGTGCAACTCAAGATTTTGTGGACTTATTCCCTGATTCAAAACTCAAGCATGTGCACTCTATATTCTCTGATCATTTACCTCTAGTTTTTAGCTTTGAGAATTTCTTTAAATCTTCAAAGACTACAAATGAGGCGAAGAGACATAGACGTTTTATGTTCGAAGCCATGTGGATAAAGGCGGATGATTGTGAAAACGTAATTCATCAATCTTGGGAAAGTACATCTGCGGATAATGCTTgtgttaatttgttcaagaaaacAGATAAATGTCGAGTGGGCCTTTTACAATGGagcaaatcaaaatttggtaatgTTTGTTCTGTAGCAGACGACCTAAGGAAAAAGATTGCTAAGCTGCAGCAAGGGACTCTCTCTGATGCTATTAAGTCTCACATTGGGACTTTAACAAATCAATTAGAGGCTATTTTGGATCGGGAAGATACTAT TTCAAAGCCATCTCCTGAGATAATTGATGCAGTTTTGCAAAGGGTGCAACCTAAGGTATCTGGACGAATGAATGATTCACTGCTGCGAACTTACTCAACCTTTGAG CTAAATGGTGTTCAATTTGGTTATCTACGACCACAGCGGGGCATTAGACAAGGCGATCCAATTTCTCCGTATTTATTTCTTATATGTGCAGAGGCTTTTTCCTGTCCATTGCAAGAAGCAGAGGCTTGTGGTAAATTGTCAGGAGTACGAATAGGTCAGAGTGGCCCTAAGCTTTCTCATTTATTATTTGCAGATGATACTTTGTTATTTGGCAAAGCGACCCTACAAGAAGCTCGACGTATTCAAGATATCTTGCAACTATATAAGGAAGCTTCTGGGCAAGAGATCAATCTTGAGAAATCTGCTGTGGTTTTCAGTAGTAACATAGATTTCTCAACCCGATAA